The genomic segment GCAATATGTATGCAAAACCATTATTTGAAAAAAAGCTCATTGAATTGAGATATTGAGATATTAGCGATCATGATGACTTTGTTCAAATTTCATTATACGTACTCATTATTATagattttacaaaattataaaatgaaaataaaatatttttataataatatttatttttttataaatgtaatAGATTTTCATAATTTCTCAATCGAGTCGAGGCTCAATTGATGGGTGATACCAATTCAATTAgccctttaaaaaataatacaaatttaaggCACATCCATGATGTTAGtggaaaaaaattatgtaataaacatatttattaaaagcttataTAAGAATCAAATGAATTCTAGATAGAAAtaataaagttaaattttaaaatttaatgtgtgAAAGGTTCAAATCTCACCATATTAGGTTTATTatggattttatataaaaatgtaaaaagatgagaatacctttaaaataatataacttaatttgtatataaaaaatatattttaataaatttttgctTGAGTTATTAAGTAAAGATAATATAgatataagaaaaaaaagttcCCTAAAAAAAGGTTAATTAACTCATACCTTTGCATGACCTCGAATAACTGATACCATTACTATCCCTGTAGCACGCACATAGATAAATAGGGCTCAACCTCGACCAACAATATTCACCATTGAATATACAAGAAGTGTTCGAACTATCGTTCAAATGGCACTCTCCAGATATTGGTGTGCTCCATTGCAGTTGCATTGGGACATGTGTCTTATTACTTGTATCAAAATCATTGGGGAAAACATAGTCATAAGAAGTCAAGGAAACAAATCCGCATGATCTTTTCCTCCTATAATCACTAGAACCAACCTTAGTACTCATGTTTGCAAAGAATGACCTGAGACCCTCAGGAATAATAAGTAGACAACCAATAATAGAGGAAGTCTTGTTCTTAATCCTACAACTTGGTTGCAAAAATCCGCTTATAAGATTATCTGTTTTGTTGCCGTAAATAGTAGCCAAATTACCACAACCTGAAGACAAGAAGTTGTTTTTAGAATCTGAGTAGTAAAAGCGGGTTCCTGTTAGGTTGAGACTCATTCCATTGTGATGGTTTTCTCAATAATTGGAGTAAGTTATTGAATGGTTGACAGTGAGGGTgccagaaaaaaaattaaattccaatagTTGCAAATTCGTGGCACTTATGTTTAAGAAAGGCACTTTTTCCCCATTGGCAGTTTTGGTGCAAATTACTTTAAACCATTCATTGGAATCATCGTGGTCCTCCATGCTAAAAGGGTAGTTAAAAGTAACATTCCCACAAGGCTCTACCTCGTAGGTGTTGAAGTTGATAGGTCCTAGTCCTGGTCTATAGCATCTCGCGGGCTTATCGAAAAGGAAGTAAATTGCAAAATCTGCTAAATGCATGTATATCCAATGTTTGtaagaaataaaaacaatgtTTCAttcagaaaaatatataattatctaAAAACAAAGTACATATACTAACAAAAGTATTATATTGTAGATATAGGAGTTTGGATCCCATATCAATTAACCCTATTCTTTACCtctaattatcaaaataaataaatatttactaaaaaaaagTCATGAAAATTGTTACTCTAAgtaagttttttaattaaatttgtgtgttattTGTGACATTAAATTCAATAAATGATTTCTTGTTAGTATAGTAACCAATATAAATCTTATGGTTGAACTTGATGtcattcaatatttttaattaaaaatacctGCCCTTCAAAAACCTTTTAAGGTACAAGTTTCTTACCTAAAACCTTTTAGGTATTAATTTAAGCTTTTGAAATACAAAAGTTTTACTTATAAGTATTCTTTCCCTAAAAACTTTTAGGTATAAATATTTGAAATGGGAAAATattaatatacaaaatgaatGATTCTAAAGACgctaatttactaataaatgccgAAAATTTTACAAGAAATTACATGAATAAGCTTATTTTTAGAAAACGTTTTCAATTGGAAGTATTTTTAAGTATTTGTAGAAAAATGTTTTTAACTAGAAGCGTTTtcaacataatttattttatttttttcatttttttatcatgaaaattttatacattcataccgtatttgtattatttttcgtTTTATactcatgtattaatttatatttaaaaatattatttacagttgtaaattttttatcttttttttttacaaataataacataatattagATGCTACACAAATTTGTTTTCTATACAGAAATATAAAGAGTATTCTAgaatatatattgaattgaaaataaaaaaagatatgaATGTAAAgtgttgtattttttttatattgaagttttatctttttttttaattatttttgttgagTTCGTTCCACTTAATTCATGACCAACTTTGGAGTTTTAGTATTTATGTAAATGCTAATGAAAAAGTATCATATGATCCCATAATTATTATTGATACCCTTGTTTATTTggtttcctttattattattatattttaaattatattattataccaTTGttgtataaaataaaagttggaaTAAGCAAccttcaaattatatattttttggttggatatttaaatttttttatcaaaaaacgatctaaactataatttcataacTATTATGTCCTATGCTATTATATTTGTTAGAAAAATTCTTTTAACCAATTAAAAGTTTATACATGAcactttaataatattaaaaaatttaatttaattgaagtattatttaataatatctcATACACATATGTCTGTACATTTCTCTCTCCCTTTATTCACAACACTAAATATGAGAAAAGATATTGATATAAGAGCAAAAAATCTCACATTATTTAAGAACAAATTGCAAATAAATTATGAGTCTATATAAACTTATATCCTACATCATTCAAGAAAACAATGGAGATGAAACTTTGGACctatataaaaacatgttttataagttttatattcacattaataagtgacttaaaaaataaataaaaaatattagctTTGTCAGTATCAGTACTGATGTGATAAAAAGCATTTCCAGTTGGAAAtgtttttttgttaatatattaaaaaacgtGATTTATTGTCAATATATTGAAAATACTCGTAAAATTGATCTATtctcaaaaacattttttaaaaatcaacatattcacctaattttttaatttttccgatttattagtaaattattcTTGATTTTAAACAAATAGCAAAATCTATACATTAActgaattaaaaggaaaaatgaaagccAAGCAATTGAAGTGACAGCGCTTGACTGACCTCCTTCACCGCAATAGGAGGAATTCCAGCTGAGCAGGGCGGGAACATGCGTGGTTTCAATATTGATGCCAGTGGGTAATGAGTAAGTACCGAAAGGGTACTCGCTAAAGATGAAAGCAGATGCGCATCTTTTGCTGTCAGGATACATGGCTGTCATGTTGACAGTATAGGAAGTGAAATTTGCAGTAATTAGAGTAATGCAGCCAGATTCAGAAGCACCATCGTCAGACCTTAGTTGAATGCAGCCGCCAAGTGAATGACCTTCGTTACTTAAAATAGTAGCCAAATTTCCAAAACCTACTGACCCGAAATAATTCATGTCACTTGGGAAGAAAAATGGAGTGCCTGAGAGATCCACACTCACACTAGCCTTATTACAGTTAATATAAGTAACTGGATTATTGATGAGAATGGCGTCTGAATATATGGAATCAAGTACCTCCAGATCGATGCCATTTACGTTTATGAATTCCAAAAGGCTAGTGTGAGTGTAGCATCTGCTATGGATTCCAAAAGGGAATGGAATTGTAATATTTCCACATACTTCTTTACCACAGGTAGGTTCTTGAAATTCTGCTGCTTGTAAAATTTGGGCATAacaggaagaggaagaggaagtaAAGCGGTAAGTGAAAACCCATTGGCGTTGTTATTTTGCTTGAGGGAAATGAATGAAGATTTAGATTGGGTTACTCTAAGTCAGGTTTTAAAGAAACAAAAGCAGGGTTAAGTAGCAGCACGAGATTGTAAATTATATTTCTTAAAGTAGCCCCGCtactgtttttcttttctttttaaaagtagCACCACTAAATGTAAATCTTTGGCAATTTATCAATAaaagcctttttttttaattatcgaaatgggctcattatttaattatttaccggaatggtccattttccgcgaaaacgcgtccacgtcagcgcgatgtcagggtacgcgccaggaaatcgcggccacgtcagcgcgagttgctgacgtggccgcgatttccACCCGCGCATGAACAGTGCTCCAACGATGAACAGTGCCACATCAGCAACGGtaaaaaatttgtataatttattatgtataatttattgCACCTATCTTTTACACTtactaaaatactaaaattttaaaatttatacaataaTTCTAATAATACATATTAATGTATTACTATAATATTGTAGCTCAAATTGTCAATCCGTCTAGActattgtactaataatatatattaatgtaatattgaagacttaattgattaaaaaaataaataaatgcaacaagtacaaaaaagattcaaaattattaacaacaagatttgaaccaaggTATTAGGGGAAAAAAGTaagcatcttaaccaactaagctaaactaattaattaacatattgTAGAAATactattattatctgaattatattacttacgttctaacgatttattggacctattccatacacgtgtcaaatcagaaaaaaataatacaataattctgtaaaaaaaatctggtgtttacttcaaataaataaggaaaataatgatttgaatgtttcaaaattcaattttaaacagaaaaaatcaaaatttaggggcaaaaaaggatctttttcgatgAAAATTGTGGCAAACCGCCTTCAGCtgtttgtcagcgcgtagatctcgaaaagttattcgaaatcaaaaaaaaaaatcgtctcaatcggacaacccaGCCAAAAGTTATGACCTTataaagttttccaagctaaaataaaagggtcaattttttTACCGGTGAGTACTGTTCACGTGCGGcacaaatcgcgtccacgtaagcgcgatttgcgtccacgtcagcactGTTCATCGTTGGAGCACTGTTCATGCGCGGGTCgaaatcgcggccacgtcagcgcaAGTTGCTGACGtcgctgacgtggccgcgatttcTCGAAAAAtagaccattccggtaaataattaaataatgggcccattttagtaatttttgaaaaaaaatggctttttttggtattttgccctTAAAGTAGCACCACTACAtgtcaaaataaattataattttctacatctaaatttaataatatgatagaaaaaaacatctttatttatttaatttttttttaaattcgtgtttttaaataaagacaaaagtaAATAGTTAActgattattttataacttttcgaaattgagaataaagaaatccatAGTTGGGTCACAACTAATTTACTTTatctatatattatattatattatattatattatattatattatattatatttcacATGTAAAAGAACCTTATTTGCTAAAAGTCTTTTTTTTTGTCCTTATCGGTCCCTCTATTAGGGGTATAAATGAGAttccaaaaaaattttgaatttgactcAGTAATTATTGAGCTGAGCTCAAACTATCGATCAAGCAAAATTCGAGCTTAATAATACTTAACTTGAATAACTTGTGAGTCTTAAtgagcttttcatatttttatattattaagttatatatttctcTTAATTCTCAAGTCGAGCTCAAGTTCAAGTAGCTCAATTATATCTCAAGTGAGTtcgaacataaaaataaatattaaattgaacttaaaCGAAATATCGAATTCTAAATTTTAAGTCGAACTTAACAATATTCAAACTCGACTCTACAAGCTAATTTGTATAGCAAGTATCTGTCCCCGTAAAAGGTGCAATGCACCCCATTTGCTCTCATGACATCTTCTTTCCTAATTCAATGTACAGTAGAAATTTCCAAGGAAGATTTGCAAAGAAAAACGATAATCTGAACTGTaagacccaaattttgcccgggcccaatgccaataccaaaataaacaaatacaaCCCAAAGCAAAAATAAAGCCACTACCCAAATCCTAGCCCAATAacagaaaccctagcccaaatgaaaaaaacaaaatgtttgcagcagaaaaccctaggcgccgcaTGCCTACCCCGCGCCTCTGTCGCTCCCCCTGCTTCCAGCCGCCGCCGTTGGCCTATCGCAGCCTCTACCATGCCTCTGACACCTGCAGAGAGTAATAAACGCGCAGAAGAGGCCAAACAGAGAGCCACACGCAACAAATACAAAGCAGAAAACAACAAATACAAAACGACAAAAACAATAGATTTAAGAGCTTGAAATCGGCTATAAAGGCCGAAACTTGTCATTGTTTCGCTTCTTCTTCGATTTTCCTTGTAAAAACCCATATCCGAAATCTAAAAAAGCtgaatagaaattttaaaaggTTGAATCCTTGCTATTTCTTCTTGGTTTTCTCTTATTTATTTgatcttattttgttttatatttttttctttgcaaatctaattaaaaaaatcaaaaaaagagaaaagaaaagaatacctGAATCGGCCCTTGGACTGGCCGGCGATGGTCCTTTGCCGTCGTCAGATTCGGGCTCGAGAGGGGCCAAAGGTCTTGTTTTCTCCTCGACTCCCCTTCCAAAAGTTCAGGCCCTCTGAATATGCTTCAACTGCGCAGATCGGGAACTCCATCGCGCGACGCCGGCCACCGGCCATGGCGGCGATTTGGAGCGGTCGAGAAAAGGGATTGAGGGGTTTGGGATcctcagtttttttttaaaaaaagaagaagaaagaaatgggGGCTGATTTCTCTTTTTTAGGGtcttattttttctatttatataaGATTCTAAACTGTGCCGTTTGAAAGCTTGGAGAGCTGCACATTTTTGTCTTAATGGGCATTTAACGCAATTAGTCCCTCCAATTCTGTGGACATTCGGTGCACtcttttattttcacttaattttGGCCACATAATTTGGCGCCCGTTCCAACCTAGTCCTGCGCAAAACGATGCGCATAAGGGAAGGGGAATTATCACAATCGGCCCCTTGATTTTTGAGCACGTTTTACTTCAGTCATCGGTgatccctttttatttatttacagtttGGACCCTcggattttgatttgattttaatttcatcctttagttcatttaattaatttatttttttaaagaaaaggggagttcctctattatttattttaagttatatatatttattagtcACCTAATATCTttcttattatttgtattatttgatttaagtcattatatatgcacatacatattctttttataatttatatacatgtacgTACTTATGTATATTTCTTATTAtatcatataatttatatacatgtacatattctttatttattttaaatatatattttttatatttcatattttctacatgcatatatatatacttatatatttacatattttaattcatatacttataaatgtatgtacatatttacgttattttatttttataatatacatatttatatctttttgtctttatgtaatatatatacacacatgcgcatgttatttatatatatgtaattatgttttcatattttataattcttatataattcttatacatacacatatatatatacgtatagacatacatattttcattatatatatatacctacatagtttttttgtattttaaatttttttaaattcatacatacattttttaaatttctaaaattttattcatttctttattatcattatttttttactttatgtttatttatttattcatgtgtctattattattttaaaatatgttttagttttttattttgtttatctacatgttattgtatataattgattttttattttgtatatttatttttgttatttttactcgtattatttttactcgcattatcgtaattgttattccgtcacgtcaatttttacccaaattcgtaaaaaaggaaattctgggaataaaggcaatactcgatacttgggatcttcgagagaattgggccctaacgtgctgggttctaatttttttgttgaatctaaataattgaaaatgctctttaataaaaacataaataaaaactcattttcgggatttcaatatgttgtgtcctaacgcattggatatgacacgtggttttctcgatacgaggatttttcgaaaataaaggcaatattccgtatttagaaaattcgagaaatcgtgccctaacttactgagcttcgatttttctcgcgttGATCCTAAATAAACGAatatcctttaaaaattaaaataaatgaggtttaaacaaaaaataacggcaagcttactctcaaaatacgaggtgtcgtgtcctaactcattggatgtgacatcttgttacttcgagataaagaggcatttttcattttgatttgttcaagtatttttaaaataacacaatataaagagggatcgtatttttaaattattttcaagttttttttaattttcgacatcaagatattaaataatcaactaggtaccaattttgggcgttacgagggtgctaatccttcctcgtgcgtaaccgactcccgaacccattttttgaatttcgtagaccaaaatcgttgttttaataaaaattaaatcgtttattaaaaaccaccacttttcaaggtgacccgatcacacctcatcaaaaaaaattggtggcgactcctatttttgtttttatttttaaaacccaagtcgaccccgttttttcaataaaaaaatggtgtcaacatgaACATTATTGACAATTTCCTCACAATCAAGCTAAAGTTTTCCTATTCAGAAGCTTTTATGGAAAAGTCAGCTCTCCTCATCACATATAATCTTTatcatatgtattttttttaatataatatatgtgatttatgttgacTGTATTCAACATATTTTGAAAAACCAGCAAGAACaataaacaatatcaaatttGTTCCCAGATATCTGTGGACCTGCTGCTGTATTTTCATCttaaagtaagaattaagagTTGTATAAAATGACTTACTTTACGTGAGGGGTTTTATGATGGGAAACCACTCAGAAACCTTCTTTCAATAATAATCGGAAAACATCCAAGCAAAGTGATGAATGCTTTTTCACTTGTTTGCCAACATTTTTTAGCTTTTAGAGACAAACAAAAAACATGATTAACTGTTTCTTAGACTCGTCTATTTAAACACGGTTTAAGCCATATATCGTATATGATAACAAAGAAATTCTCCAATTTGATCCACTCTTGTGCTTTCTTTCGATGTGGACAACAAttgttaatatattaaatttcacGAAACTCCGATAAAAATACTGCAAAAGTTTATcgagaattaatttttttatagcgAATTTCATACGGAAAATTCTAATTCAAGAGTTTGAGAAGCCATTGCTGGGTTTTGGTAGTTAATAGGTTTTGAATGAGCTTGGATTAAGTTGAAAGAGAGGAGAAATTGagagttttggactaaattgtaaagttgctTCATCTACCATGGATTATTGGGCAAAAGTAGTGAGATATTAAGGGTTCTATTCCCGAGACATGGAGATAGCTCTTTCTTTTATTTGgattaagggctaaattgcaaatttCTCCAAGAATAGGATCTTTCAATAAACAACCAATACAAGAAGGGATTGAACCACTTAATTTATTTTGGAAGAGCGAAGTGTACTCCAGTTTCATCAAATGACACAAAGCTAGAGAAATATGACCAGTAAAACTA from the Gossypium hirsutum isolate 1008001.06 chromosome D09, Gossypium_hirsutum_v2.1, whole genome shotgun sequence genome contains:
- the LOC107892405 gene encoding wall-associated receptor kinase-like 1, translating into MSLNLTGTRFYYSDSKNNFLSSGCGNLATIYGNKTDNLISGFLQPSCRIKNKTSSIIGCLLIIPEGLRSFFANMSTKVGSSDYRRKRSCGFVSLTSYDYVFPNDFDTSNKTHVPMQLQWSTPISGECHLNDSSNTSCIFNGEYCWSRLSPIYLCACYRDSNGISYSRSCKGCSTSVGTLLLLLATWSLYKALKRKQKILLKQKYFKRNGGLLLQQHLSSNEGNVENIKLFTSKEMEKATDYYNENRILGQGGQGTVYKGMLIDGSIVAIKKSKMVEGKNFDEKKVERSINEVIILS